Part of the Engystomops pustulosus chromosome 4, aEngPut4.maternal, whole genome shotgun sequence genome is shown below.
tagatagatagatagatagatgatagatagatagatagatagatagataggagatagatagatatgagatagatagatagatagatagatagatagatagataggagatagatatgagatagatagatagagagatagatagatagatagatatgagatagatagatagatagatagatagatagataggagatagatagatagatagatagatagataggagatagatagataggagatagatagatagatagatagatagataggagatagatatgagatagatagatagatagatagatagatagatagatatgagatagatagataggagatagatagatagatagagagatagatagatagatagatagatatgagatagatagatagatagatagatagatagatagagagatagatagatagatagatatatagatatatagatatgagatagatagatagatagatagatagatatgaggtagatagaacCTCCTAGATAGAATTAAAAGCTTGTTTGAGAGATTTCAGGCAAACCACGGAGATTAAGTAAGATCTTTCCATATCAAAAGACACATTTATTTCATACAGAAAATAATACAAAACATATTGAATAAGGCTACTTGGAGGACGTATCAAATTTTGCTTCAGCTTTGAACTGCACAAAACATCTGTCAGAAACATGAGTGGAAAACAGAAATATCCTTTCATAACTTTGGTCATTTCATATAATAGCCAAACCGGAGGAAAAATGTGAAAAGtatctttactttttttaaattaaattttagaTCAAAATTTCAATTTCACGTCTGGGGATCGGTGCTAGGAGAGATGTCTATGTCATGTTCTGTCACTGCGGTATAATGTGGACGTGGAAAACTCTGGAGAATACCTTTCAGATTGTTCTTACAACTTAAAATTGTGCGTCTTTCTAGAGGGGTTGGGAGATTGGGATAATATTCTGTAATAATTCACAATTGGGAGGTCAAGGACTACTATAAAATCACTGGATTTGGTATTGGCCGAATAAAAaacacagtatacagtgcccgTTATGGACTTGAGATGTTCCATACCTTTACATTATGACTATTAAGTACTCAGTTGGTGGTGCTAGTTATTACTCATCTTTGGAACCTCAAGGAGTTCCTCAGACAGTAGGGGCCTCTTAGAGATATCTCAAGAGCCTACAAGTATATATTAGTCACCTGTTAAGGTTTCTAAATCAGACTTTGCCTCTCTACTGGTTGGTTATTGAACCACGGTGGATGATGACGGATAGGGAGTGTTGACACTCAACAGCCTGAACCTTCTGACCCTGATCGCTACCTTCAGAGAAGAGTCAGTACACAATTGGTTGGCCAATCTCTCTAGAACCACGAAGGTGAAGAGTATAATACTCAATTAAGTGGAataagctactaccagacacctctGGTGGGGACTTATCTCCCTTTAGAACAAAAACATCAGACATGTTGAGATTCAACAGCCTGAACCTTCTGACCCTGATCGCTACCTGCAGAGAAGAGTCCGTAGACAACTGGTTGGCCAATCTCTCTAGAACCAGGAAGGTGAAGACTATAATAATCAATTAAGTGGAataagctactaccagacacctctGGTGGTGACTTATCTCCCTTTAGAACAAAAACATCAGGTATGTTGAGATTCAACAGCCCGAACCTTCTTGTCCCTGATGACTGCCATTGGAGAAGAGCAGGTCTCACCATAATTAATATAGAAGACCATAGAAGTCAATAAAGTACTTCAAGTTCCTGGAGCGTCCAGGCTTCCAAATTTTCCAAAATCTTACAGTGGTAACACTAATCTATCCCCTTACCCCACACTATCTTCGTCCCTTGACAGTCCCCAGTTGAACCTCATCAGTGTCCACCACAGGGATGTCCATCACAGGAGTCCAGGATACTAAGAGACACTCAATTTAGTATTCATCATCAGTGGAAACTTTTTGGTAATCAAAAACAAGAGTTTGTCTAAAAATTGGATCGATTAAAAGGGGCAAAGGGTTTTTCTGGTATGGAGATTACATAATCCCGGTGTTAGGAATGGACTGTCTCAAGTGGAAGACTGTcagatacaagatagatacaaAGAACATCTCTTGTTCTAGAAGACCTGGTATGTCCATGAATCTCACAGTCCCAGGATTTGAATAGACAATGTGTAATTCTTAACTTGGCCTGTAGGGGCACTACAGGAAAATTGAACACTCACTGCTGGATGAATTACAAATGACAGATTATTGTAAGTGGTCATATATTATCAGGGGGCACCTAATGAAGCTTGAGGGGCATCCATAAGACATAGACAGTCCATATAGTTTCCTTATAATGTGGAATCAAGTGAATAAGATGGTAAATATACATAGAACAATTAGGAGCACAACGTAATACAGTTATAATCATTAAGATGTTTCTATGAGCTCCTGTGATTTATACAGGTGACATATTGGTGCCAGCATTGGGCATACATGACATTTAGCAGGAGATCAATGGTAGATATTTTTAGATTTATATGTCTCGTGGGCTAAAGAGAGATGCAGATGTCATATATATGGGCAGTAATGCCAATTTAATACAGTACAGAAACAGTTTCATTTCTAAGGTAGTAAATCAGTAAATCATGACCCACTTTATAAAAATTTCCACCAAAAATTGCTATTAATTTTGGCTACTACAAGGGTAAAAGAACCATAGAGACTGACCATGGCTATAGAGCCTTTAAAGACTAAACATGGTTGGCCGTATACAGTGAAAGTATGTGCAGTGTTACCTGGGAAATTGGCCTATGGGTCATGGATAGGACATATAGGGGGTAACAAACACCAGGTCCTTCAATCCCGAGCACCAAAATCTCAGTTAACTGTGCTATGGAGGCCAATGACAGAATCCCAAAACTTGTTCAACTGAGGAAATTCTGTGCAGGACTCCTTGGAAAATTGTCCCATGCAGAAAGTAAAGTCAGGTAACAGATACCAGGAACTTTTTGtcctggattaaaaaaaaaactcagtctAACCATGTTTCGGAGTCCAGAGAAAGAGGAGTCCAAAACTGGTGGGTCTCATCATTGTTGAGAATATGCTCAAGACTTTCTGGTAATTTTGCCCATGAGTAATAGGTATCGTAATTGGTGAGAATCTACTTAGGAGTCCCTGGTAATGAATTAATGAATTAGATTATTTAGGGGTAAGATGTTCTTCTATCCTGGCTTAGAAAACTCAGActaaccacctccacctgggtgACAAAACTCAGACTAACCATGCTATGAAGCCCTCAGAAGAAGGAGGCCAGACCTGGTTGGTTGACCTGGAAGATTCTCATTGGCGAGAATCTTCTCAGGACCTGCTGGGAAATTGGGTCATGAGTCAAAAACAGAATATTTAGGGGTATGACCTTATTTTATCCTTGGTGACAAGACTCAGACTAACCATGCTATGAAGCCCTCAGAGAGGGAGTCCAAACCTACTAGGTCTCATCATTTGCAAGAATCTGCTCAAGACTTCCTGGGAACTTGGCCCGTGGGTCATAATTAGATTATTTAGGGGTAAGACACTCTTCTATCCTGGGTGACAAGACTCGGGCTAACCACCTGGGTGATGAAACTCAGACTAACCATGCTTGAAGCCCTCAGAAAAAGGAGTCGAAACCTGGTTGGTCTCATCATTGGCGAGAATCTGTTTAGTACTTCCTGGGAAATGGGGCCGTACGTCAGAGACAGAATATTTAGGGATAAGAGCCCCTTTTATCCTGGGTGACAAAACTCAGACAATCCATGCTACAAAGTTATCAGAAAGAGGAGTCAAAACCTGTTTGGTCTCATCATTGTCTAGAATCTGCTCAGGACTTCCTGGGAATTTGTCCCACGAGTCATAGAGTATTTTggggtaagattttttttttttaacctctgtGACAAAACTCAGACTAACCACCTATGGGACAAAACTCAGACTAACCACTTAGGGGACAAAACTCAGACCAACCACCTGAATGACAAAGCGCAGTCTAACCACCTCGGTGACAAAGCTCAGACTAACCACATAGGGGACAAAACTTAGACTAACCACCTAGGGGACAAAGCTCAGACTAACCACCTAGGTGACATAGCTCAGACTAACCACCTAGGGGACAAAACTTAGACTAACCACCTAGGGGACAAAACTCAGACCAACCACCTGAATGACAAAGCGCAGTCTAACCACCTGGGTGACAAAACTTAGACTAACCACCTAGGGGACAAAAATTAGACTAACCACCTAGGGGACAAAGCTCAGACTAACCACCTAGGGGACAAAGCTCAGACTAACCATCCAAGGGAAAAAACTCAGACTAACCACCTAGGGGACAAAACTCAGACTAACCACCTAGGGGACAAAGCTCAGACTAACCACCTAGGGGACAAAGCTCAGACTAACCATGCTATGGAGTCCTCAAAAAGAGGAGTCCAGAACTGGTTGATCTCGTCATTAGTGAGACTCTGCTCGAGACTTCCTGGGAATTTGGGTCATGAGTCAAAGATAGAGTATTAAGGGGTAAGAACACCTTCTATCCTGGCTGACAAAACTCAAACTAACCATATGGGTGACAAAACTTAACGGGAGCCCATATTGTGAAGCCCCGACAAAGAGTAGTCAAGTATGGTTGGTCCCACCATGGTGAGAAGTTGTGTAGGACTCTCTGGGGTAAATAATAGATTGTGGTGGGGGAAAAACTTTATCATGGGTGGTAAAACTGGGGACAACTTTGCCGATGCCCCATCTGGACGACACGGGGCTCCAATTTTCTatgaaatgtcagagataagaaaaaaaaagtctatatcGATAAAAACatcttatatatacaaaaaaagaaacaactAAATTCACGTATAACATCACCAGGATCTTATTTCAACCTTTTTGTTTGAAATGGaacaacttaatttttttttttaaatattcttttttttttttcttcttttaattgAGGTAAAATATATTGCCATTGAATATAAGGTTGGTACAATTTATACATCTCTGATATAGTCGGATTTCAAAAAGTCTACTAAGAAAGAGTCAGCGGCGGTGAAAAATACTGTAGGAAGAATACTGACATAGATTTGGTGGTGGTAGGGTCGTACTGTATACTGCTCGCAGTAGAATCGGATGtatgtttttgaaattttttttttcgacAATGCCCCCGATAGAAGGCACAGACTTCTTCTGAGATCCATCTGGAGAGGAGATAAAGCTTATATATACGTTTGctgaaaatttaataaataagaaCATCTTATAATATATAAACAATATAGACATTTATATGCTacatgcatattatataatttaaaGTAATAATTTATATAGTGAAAAGTCGAAGCTATGTTCTTCCTATTTTCCTCGATAACGCGCACACGCAAGACGTGTCTATCCTGATCCATCGCCAGCCCACCAGTTTATTGTTCTCTGAAGTCAATGCTCTGACATAAGTTTGGGACGTTTTACATTGAGAATTCCAGTGTTTGTCGTCAATGCCTCGGCAGCCATTTTTGACCGGTCTGGCGTCTTTACATCTGGTTTCGTAAAAATATTGCTTGACTGGAGAATTCCCAGTCTTAATTTCACCCAACACAGTTACTTGGTGTCCTCGAATGTCAATCGCATTCGACTTATCTGTGACCCATAAACTTTCACTATCACACACGGAATATTCCCCTCGGTGAGTTTTGTGGTCTGCAAATCTTTTCCTCCTTGAGGTTCTGTTGGAGGATGAAGAGTGTCCAATATAGTCGTCCATGAGATACAAGGGTGGTGGTTGTAAAGGAAGACTATCACTCAAAAGCACGCGTGGTGAGTTGTAGCGTTTTTGTTTTTGCTGCTTAAACAGCTCCGCCTCTATTGAGATGACCGGTTGGAAGTCAGATTTTCCATTGTCCACCATGTCAATGTCAAGTATTTCCGCTTTCGGTATCGTACTTTGCTGCTTGACTTCCTTGGTGTTGACCACTTGCTTGGGAATCTTGTTTTTGAGAAGGTCTGTTTGCATGAGCTTaataaatagggaattcattgaaTTTTCTGGCAAATTCCTTTTATCCATGGTGGTAGCGTGGATGCCACAAAGATAAGGAAGAAACATCACACAGAACAGGATGGACATCACCTTATTCACCTGTAGGATCTGTAAGGAGGAAAGACACATAATTAGTTTAGGAGAAATGGAAATTTGTCATAGTACTACAAGGAGTTCACTTGCATCCACaagtattaaagaggacctgtcacctaaattttcggcactaggagctgtttactaaagtaagcatctcctagtgcttgatcaaatgccgcagtgttagagtgatagcgttaccggaaacctccggtaatgctatcaaacactgcggcggggtacaatgtaattgtcggacagctcgcaaagctgtccgacttattcatgaggggttggggcgtggctaggggcggtgactgacgGCCTATGGAAAAAGCGGTCCGGGAagaagctgtccgatgattacactgtaccccaccgcagggtttgatagcgttaccagaggtttccggtaacgctatcactct
Proteins encoded:
- the NTF3 gene encoding neurotrophin-3 isoform X1, giving the protein MVNPTATILQVNKVMSILFCVMFLPYLCGIHATTMDKRNLPENSMNSLFIKLMQTDLLKNKIPKQVVNTKEVKQQSTIPKAEILDIDMVDNGKSDFQPVISIEAELFKQQKQKRYNSPRVLLSDSLPLQPPPLYLMDDYIGHSSSSNRTSRRKRFADHKTHRGEYSVCDSESLWVTDKSNAIDIRGHQVTVLGEIKTGNSPVKQYFYETRCKDARPVKNGCRGIDDKHWNSQCKTSQTYVRALTSENNKLVGWRWIRIDTSCVCALSRKIGRT
- the NTF3 gene encoding neurotrophin-3 isoform X2, yielding MSILFCVMFLPYLCGIHATTMDKRNLPENSMNSLFIKLMQTDLLKNKIPKQVVNTKEVKQQSTIPKAEILDIDMVDNGKSDFQPVISIEAELFKQQKQKRYNSPRVLLSDSLPLQPPPLYLMDDYIGHSSSSNRTSRRKRFADHKTHRGEYSVCDSESLWVTDKSNAIDIRGHQVTVLGEIKTGNSPVKQYFYETRCKDARPVKNGCRGIDDKHWNSQCKTSQTYVRALTSENNKLVGWRWIRIDTSCVCALSRKIGRT